Part of the Salinigranum rubrum genome is shown below.
CCCGGTCGGGTTACCTCCGGCGGTTCGGGAACTACAGCATCGGCGGCACGTTCCAGGGGCTGGCCGGCTTCGGCGTCGGCGAACTCGGCATCGTCTCCATGCTCGGGACGAAGGTCCCCGTGCGAGTGGCTATCGGTACCAACCACATCGTCGTCGCGCTCACCGCCATCCTGGCGTCGCTCGTCCACGTCTTCGGCGGCGGTCTCGTCGGCGGCCACTCGCTCAGCCTCGCGACGACGCCGTGGAACATGGTCGTCTTCACCGTTCCCGCGACGGTCGTCGGCGGGCAGATCGCCCCGTACGTGTCGAACGCGCTGGAGACGGACACCATCAAGAACTTCGTCGGCGGCCTCTTCGCCGTCATCTCGGTCGCGCTGTTCCTCATGGCCGCGGGGGGTGTCATCTGAGATGACCGACGCCGAATTCGACACCACGACCGACGAGGACGCCGCCGACATCGCGGTCGACGCCTACGACGACGTCCTCCTCCCGACCGACGGGAGCGAGGCGACCCTGGCGGCGGTCGAGGAGGCCGGACGGGTCGCGGCGCTCTCGGGGGCGACGGTCCACGTCCTGAGTGTCGCCGACACGCGGAACCGGTTCGAGAGCCCCACTGCCGGCCTCGCGCCCGACGCCTGGGACCGAGCGGAACACGAGCGCGCGGAGGCCGCCATCGACCACGCCGTCGACGCGCTGCCCGACGGGATTCGGACGGAGCGCGTCGTCCGCGAGGGCATCCCGAAGACGGAGGTGCTCGCGCACGTCGACGAGGCGGACGTCGACCTGGTCGTCATGGGGACGCACGGGCGAACCGGCCTCGACCACTACCTCATCGGGAGCGTCACCGAGCGCGTCGTCCGCAACTCGCCGGTGCCGGTGCTGACGGTCCGTGCGGCCGAGGACTGACGCCGCTGTCGACCGTCGACTCGGCGACGGGTGCGCCGGCGATTCGACGACCCGCCCCGACTACTGCGTGCCCGCGTCGTCCGGGTCGCCGTCCTTGTCTTTGTCGACCTTTCCCTCCCCGTCGTCGAGTTCTCCGTCGCCGTCGAACCCGTCCGCGGCGAGCGCCTCGCTCGGTGTCGACCCCTTGTCGTCGACGTACACGTCGGCGTGACCCTTCTCCATCCTGAGGCCGTGCCAGTCGACGCCCCACTCGGTGAGGCGGGCGACCGTCTCCTGTGCCGCCTCCCACGGACGGGCCGTCCAGACGATGATGGTGTGGCCCTGTCGGTACTGGTAGTTCACCCACTCGACCATCTCCTCGTCGGGTTCCTCCGCCGCCTCGGTGATGTACGACTCGTCGCCCCCGGTCAGCGTCTCGTCGAAGTCGACCGCGATGCGCTGGTGATCGGCCGCGAACGGTTCCTCACCGTCGGGCATCACCCCGCCGTCGTGGTCGTCGGTTGGATCGCTCACGTCTTGCGGTGAGCGACCATGATCAAAGAGCCGGGCCTTGCAACACCGTTTCGGGTGCCCCCTTCGACCGATCGGTCCGCACGGCGCCGACCGGAGCGGCCGCTCGGGAGACGCTCGTGACGCCC
Proteins encoded:
- a CDS encoding universal stress protein, which encodes MTDAEFDTTTDEDAADIAVDAYDDVLLPTDGSEATLAAVEEAGRVAALSGATVHVLSVADTRNRFESPTAGLAPDAWDRAEHERAEAAIDHAVDALPDGIRTERVVREGIPKTEVLAHVDEADVDLVVMGTHGRTGLDHYLIGSVTERVVRNSPVPVLTVRAAED